In the Sus scrofa isolate TJ Tabasco breed Duroc chromosome 7, Sscrofa11.1, whole genome shotgun sequence genome, one interval contains:
- the VRTN gene encoding vertnin (The RefSeq protein has 2 substitutions, 1 frameshift compared to this genomic sequence) — translation MTSREQLVLQVLQELQEAVESEGLEGLVGAALEAKQVLSSFALPTCREGGPGPQVLEVDSVALSLYPEDAPRNMLPLVCKGEGSLLFEAASMLLWGDSGLSLELRARTVVEMLLHRHYYLQGMIDSKVMLQAVRYSLCSEESPEMTSLPSATLEAIFDADVKATCFPSSFSNVWHLYALASVLQRNIYSIYPMRNLKIRPYFNRVIRPRRCDHMPATLHIMWAGQPLTNHLFRHQYFAPVVGLEEVEAESATTSLAPTPPALAPLPPPAKTLELLSQDPGLSYSYLCERYSVTKSTFYRWRRQSQEHRQKVATRFSAKHFLQDSFHRGGVVPLQQFLQRFPEISRSTYYAWKHELLGSGTCQALGPMEELEKLTEEQVAEGLGCSSPAVSSPGMVLMQRAKLYLEHCISLNTLVPYRCFKRRFPGISRSTYYNWRRKALRRNPSFKPAPVLSVAGATQPASVGEKALLPWEGEVGEEAGKATGGGQPAPREFLPLRMPLSRWQRRLRREARKQVLSGHLPFCRFRLRYPSLSPSTFWVWKSLARGWPRSLSKLHIQAPTLGKGGIQEVEEKQEKEAGRNVTAAMAPPAGTLQMTASPGEDPGAALGGPSREGALQEGAMAQGRPMVAAAGGRDGQVLVMDMLATTKFKAQAKLFLQKRFQSKSFPSYKEFSALFPLTARSTYYMWKRALYDGLTLVDG, via the exons ATGACATCTCGGGAGCAGCTggtgctgcaggtgctgcaggaGCTGCAGGAGGCAGTGGAGTCCGAGGGCCTGGAGGGTCTTGTGGGTGCCGCTCTGGAAGCCAAGCAGGTTTTGTCTTCCTTTGCTCTCCCCACCTGCCGGGAGGGAGGCCCCGGCCCCCAGGTGCTGGAGGTGGACTCAGTGGCCCTGAGCCTGTACCCAGAGGATGCTCCCCGGAACATGTTGCCGCTGGTGTGCAAGGGCGAGGGCAGCCTGCTGTTCGAGGCGGCCAGCATGCTGCTCTGGGGTGACTCGGGCCTCAGCCTGGAGCTGCGGGCCCGCACGGTGGTGGAGATGCTGCTGCACCGGCACTACTACCTCCAGGGCATGATCGACTCCAAGGTGATGCTGCAGGCTGTGCGCTATTCCCTCTGCTCCGAGGAGTCCCCTGAGATGACTAGCCTGCCCTCCGCCACGCTGGAGGCCATCTTCGACGCAGACGTCAAGGCCACCTGCTTTCCTAGCAGCTTCTCCAATGTGTGGCACTTGTATGCCCTGGCCTCCGTCCTTCAGCGCAACATCTACTCCATCTACCCCATGCGCAACCTCAAGATCCGGCCCTACTTTAACCGTGTCATCCGGCCCCGCCGCTGTGACCACATGCCCGCCACGCTGCACATCATGTGGGCTGGCCAGCCCCTCACCAACCACCTCTTCCGCCACCAGTACTTTGCCCCcgtggtggggctggaggaggtggaggctgAAAGTGCCACCACCAGCCTGGCCCCGACGCCTCCAGCCTTGGCCCCGCTGCCCCCGCCCGCCAAGACCCTGGAGCTGCTCAGCCAGGACCCTGGCCTCAGCTACTCCTACCTCTGTGAGCGCTACAGTGTCACCAAGAGCACCTTCTACCGCTGGCGGCGGCAGTCCCAGGAGCACCGGCAGAAGGTGGCCACCCGCTTCTCGGCCAAGCACTTCCTGCAGGACAGCTTCCACCGTGGGGGCGTCGTGCCGCTGCAGCAGTTCCTCCAGAGGTTTCCTGAGATCTCCCGCTCTACCTATTATGCCTGGAAGCACGAGCTCTTGGGGTCTGGCACGTGCCAGGCACTAGACCCGATGGAGGAGCTGGAGAAGTTGACGGAGGAGCAGGTTGCCGAGGGGCTAGGATGCTCCTCCCCGGCCGTGTCGAGCCCCGGAATGGTCTTGATGCAGCGGGCCAAGTTGTACCTGGAGCACTGCATCTCCCTGAATACACTGGTACCCTATCGCTGCTTCAAACGCAGGTTCCCCGGCATCTCCCGGTCCACCTACTACAACTGGCGCCGGAAGGCTCTCCGAAGGAACCCCAGCTTCAAGCCGGCCCCTGTCCTCTCGGTGGCTGGGGCTACCCAGCCAGCTTCTGTTGGGGAAAAGGCCTTGCTCCCTTGGGAGggtgaggtgggagaggaggcagggaaagCAACGGGTGGGGGGCAACCTGCCCCGCGGGAGTTCCTGCCCCTGAGGATGCCTCTGTCCCGTTGGCAGAGGCGTCTGCGCAGGGAAGCCCGCAAGCAGGTGCTCAGTGGGCACCTCCCCTTCTGTCGCTTCCGCCTCCGCTACCCAAGCCTGTCACCCTCCACCTTTTGGGTGTGGAAGAGTCTTGCACGGGGCTGGCCCAGAAGCCTGTCCAAGCTCCATATTCAGGCCCCCACCTTGGGCAAAGGGGGCATTCAGGAGGTGGAGGAGAAACAGGAGAAAGAAGCTGGTAGGAACGTGACAGCTGCCATGGCTCCGCCTGCAGGGACCCTGCAGATGACAGCTTCCCCAGGAGAGGATCCAGGGGCGGCCCTGGGAGGGCCTTCCAGAGAGGGGGCCCTACAAGAGGGGGCCATGGCCAAGGGCCGCCCCATGGTGGCAGCGGCAGGTGGCAGGGATGGCCAGGTGCTGGTGATGGACATGCTCGCCACCACAAAGTTCAAGGCCCAGGCCAAGCTGTTCCTGCAGAAGcgcttccaatccaagagcttcCCCTCCTACAAGGAGTTCAGCGCCCTCTTCC TCACTGCTCGCTCTACCTACTACATGTGGAAGCGCGCCCTGTACGATGGCCTCACCCTGGTCGATGGCTGA